CCAGAAACACCGCATCACAATTTGTTTCGGTGGACCGGTAAGCGCATCGGGCTGTCGTCTCATCTGCTGTATCACCGCCAGTGTTACGTGCGCTCCTGCGAATGAGATACAGAGTGCCATCACCGCGCAAAACTCAAAAGCAAAAATGTTAAACAACGGAACATTGGCAAGTACCAGTGCCAATACACTGAACGCGATGAACCACAGCCAATATGAAAATGCCTTATGTATTGTAGGTTTTCTGTACATCTCTTGAAGATTGAAAGTCGGGTTTAGTGTGCATTTTACTTGGATATCCCCTGTGTGTCAAGCAGAATTCCTTCTTTGTAGAAGACGATTAATTGCTGAAAATTGGATAGTTCTGTGCCTCCAAACAGATACGTTGACAAAAATCGCGTATATTACGTATAATTACAATATCCGACTTTGCGAACAATTAAAAGCTCATGTCTTTCACCTATCATGCAGCGATCCTTCTTCAACACATCTCTTTTTCACCTCCAACGACTCTCAATACTGTGTATGTGGACTTTGGGGCAAGAGAAATTCTAATTTTGTCAGGCTATTCGCAACAAAAGGAGATATTTTCATGGAAAATAGAAAACCGTTAATCCCTGCCCTGAGACCCCTTGACGACACAGATGTGACAACTTGGGAACTTCCTGAGGAAGCAATCGGCAGGTTAGGCAGGGGAATAATAGCTGATTTGGCGTTTTCGCCGGATGGTGAATCTCTCGCAGTCGCAACTACTATTGGGATCTGGCTCTATGAACTTGCTACCATGAAACCGATTGCATTGTGGGAAACCGAAAGGGGGTTGGTTTCTACTGTCTCCTTTTCACCCAATGGACAATGGATCGCCGCCAGCAACTGGGACGGTATCATCAAGGTATGGGAGACAGAGACGCAACGGTGCACCGCCAAAATACAAGGATGGCATGAGCGTATCTCCCAACTTACCTTCTCACCGGATAGCCAATACCTCGCGGCATCCGGCAGGGCTTACGGTGACGTTTATGTATGGAACACAAAAACGGGTATGCACGTTGCAAGTTTCACAGTCGCGGGTACTCCGAAAAAAGGTGAACGGCTACCCGCCAGCTTTCCTGTTTGCTTTTCACCCGACGGGCAGTATCTCGCCTATGTTTCGGGTCGAATATCGCTTGCTGTCCGGCATATAGAGACGAAAGAACATATCGCGCTTCTGAAACATTTCCCCCGAAAACACATACAAGGACTTGCCTTTTCATCGTGTGGACGGTTCCCTGCTGTTGGGAGTCAAAACACATCCACCAACCGTCAGAATACTGAGTTGCGGGTGTGGGATATTGATAAAGAATCCCTTGAGATGAATGATTCAAACTACGGTGGAGATAAGTTGATACCTGCCTACTTGCCTGATGGGACCTTGCGGGTTGCCGACATATATAAGGGCAAAGTGGTCCTGTGGGACGCATCCCGAAAAGAGAAACTTGATAACTTTGAATATCAAGGCAGCACCAGCAAGGCTTTCAGGTTTTCGTCTGATGGGCAGCAATTCGCAATCGCCACGGCATGTGAGGTGCGCGTATGGCACGCGGATGCCCCGCTCACAGTAGCGTCTCATCTGATGCATACACGCATAGTTCGGACACTGTTCTTTATGCAAGATGGCAAGACATTGGTGAGCGGACACGACGGCAAAAGCGGCATTGTGTTCTGGGATATTGCCCAAAAACGAGCGCAGCAAACGTTTAGTACATCTTACGGAAAGTGCGCTTTATCCCCGTGTGAAGAGATGTTGGCTACCACTGTTGGAGAGAATGGGGAAACGATTGAAGTCTTGAATGTTGCTTCAGGAACACCGGTTACAACACTCACTAAACATAAACAGATTGTAACTGCGCTTGCGTTCTCACAGACGGGTGAACACCTTGTTAGCGGGGATACAGAGGGAAATTTGTCCGTGTGGACTGTTGAGTCTTGGCGAGAGTCGCGCGAACTCATCGGACATACTAATGGGATTACAGCAGTGGCATTTCATCCGAATGGTTCACAAGTTGTCACGGCATCCCGCGATCACACAGCCAACGTCTGGGACTTTGAGAGGGGTGAACGGCTCGCTTCGCTTCCCTTAGCCGAGGAATCGGATGTTTCTCTGTATAGAGGCGACCAGCGGCAAATCCGGCGCATCTTAAATCGCCTGAGTCAAGGTTACAGCCATAAGTCCACCCTTCATTCAATCACGTTTTCTCCATCTGGCGATCTTATCACTGGCGGGCTGCATCGTGAGATACGTTTGTGGGATGCGACAACTTATGAGACGCGTATGGCAATAATCCCACCGGATACTTGTCAGCGACCTAATGTAGTTATATTTTCGCCGTGCGGACGCTATCTTGTCTCAGGTTCTTGGTGGCAAGAAGGACAAGAAAAGGTGTCTATCCGGTTATGGGACGTTTCAACAGGTGAGAATATTGCGACCTTCTGGAGCCATCCGACAGATATTCAGGACCTCGCATTTTCACCAGACGGTTCGCTCTTAGCAAGTGGAAGTTTTGACGGCACCGTTCTCCTATGGGATATGAAACCTTTTATTGGTTCTTAAGGTATTGCTTACCCCAATAAAATCGGGGTATTTGATGGAAAATCAACACTCACAGACAACCATACAGTCTACGCAGACAAACAGCGATGTGACAACTTGGGAACTCCCCGATGGCGCAATTGCCCGATTGGGACAAGGACTCATATTTGACATGGCGTTTTCACCGGATAACGCGTCTCTTGCTGTTGGAACTCGTGTCGGGGTATGGATGTATGAACTCGACACCATGCAGCCCGTCACACTGTTTGAAACCGAACGAGGCATGATTTCTAACATCGTCTTTTCACCCGATGGGCAATGGGTTGCCACCAGCAACGCGGACGGTATCATCAATGTGCGAGAAATAGAGACCCAGCAGCGTGTCGCGAAGATACAAGGCTGGCACGATGGCACCTCCCGACTTGCTTTTTCACCGGATAGCCAATACATCGCTGCATCCGGCTACGGACACGGCGATGTTTACGTCTGGTGCGCAAAAACCGGTCAACACTTCGTAAGTTTTGAAGTGAGAGTCACACTTAAGGAAGGTGAACGCCCTCCTACCTATTTCCCACTCTGCTTTTCACCCGATGGAGAGCTCCTCGCTTATCGTTCTGGCGGGACTAACATTAATGTTCAAAACCTAAAAACAAAAGAACGCTTCGCTTATCTGAAGTCAGAGGGTGAGCTGCGCGAATCAGGAGATATGTATGATCTCGCATTTTCACCTTGTGGTCAGTTTCTTGCTGCGAGCCTTCAGGATCGAACAACACGTGAGAATATTGAGGTGCAAGTGTGGAACATTGATAAAGAGATATTGGAGACAACTTACACAGACTACGGCGGAACCCGGGCGATTCTCGCTTATTCCCCTGATGGTGCATTACGGGTTGCCGATGTTTATGAAGACAAAGTAGTGATGTGGAACGCGTCCCGGGGTGAAAAACTTGATACCATTGAATATCAAGGAAAAGGTAGGACGGAACAATGTATCTCTACGGATGGACAGCAGTTCGCAATTCTCACTGACTGCGATATCCGCGTGTGGCGTGCAGGCTCCCCTACCATAGTAGCACCGCTCACAGTGCCTCATCATGTACCCGACTCTCTGTTTTTTTATCAATCGGGCAAGATGTTGGTTTGCAAATACTGGAATGAAGGTGTCGTTTTCTGGAATGTTGTTCAGAAACAGGTGATACCTCCCCCGATCCCACCAGAATGCGGGGGCAAAAGGTGTGCGCTGTCCCCTTGTGAAGAATTGTTGGCTCTCATCGGAGAGGATGGACAAACACTTGAAGTCTGGAACATCACGTCCGGAACCCGAATAGCAGAACTCACCGAACATCAGAGTTTAATCACCACCGTGGTGTTCTCGCCGTCAGGGGAACACCTCATCAGTGGAGATATAGATGGAAAACTTGTTGTGTGGCGTGTCCAACATTGGGAAAAGCAGTATGCATTTATAGGGCATACCGATCCGCTTCGGGCAGCAGCCTTTCACCCGAACGGAAAGCAATTCGCTACGACTGACGGAAGGAGTATATTTCTTTGGGACGTTACGAGTGGTGAACAGCTTGGTTCACCTTCTGTAGACTCCACCTTTGTTGCCCTATATAAAGGAGATATGCGACAAATCCAGCGGCAAACTCAGTCACGTAACAAACCTTCAAAGAATCTCCATTCAATTGCGTTTTCACCTTGCGGCACTTTATTGGCTGGTGGGTTATTCGGTGGGATTCATCTATGGGATGCTGCAACTTTAGAGCCGCGCATGGGGATGATTCTACCTGCGAGTTGCTCCTGGGTTGTTGGTGTTGTTGTGTTTTCTCCATGTGGTCGGTATCTTGCCTCTGGTTCTTGGTGGAACAAAACAGACAAAGTCTCCGTTCGTTTATGGGAGGTTGCCACTGGGGAAAACATCCATACCTTCTGGGGGCATACCTCAGATGTTCAAAATCTCGCTTTTTCAAAGGATGGCGAACTCTTGGCAAGTAGCAGTTATGATGGCACCGTCCTGCTTTGGGATATGAAACCGTTTATAAATTCTTAAAAGTGTCCAACCCAATTTATCTACCACAGAGACCAATTGAAAACAAGGTGTTATGAAATTTTCTTTGAAGTTTTAGATAAAATATGTTAAAATACGATGTGATGAGTTTTACAGTGCGGTGCCAACCGGGCAAAGCGAGATTGGCATAACTCGTAAATCAATACAACAAGGTTGCGTTTCTGGAACGCGCAACAGGAGGAACTAAAATGGCAAATGGATTCACAAGATTTTTCAAGGCTATCTGGTACACGCTGACAGGACGGGCACACGAATCTGCGGATAGAATGATGGAAAACCCTGAAGCTGTCAGAGGAGCTTACGAGGACATCATCAAGGACAAGAAGGGGAATATTCAACGCTACAAGCAAGCAATTGGTCAGCTGATTGCACTCGTTGAGCAGAAAAGATCCGCGGTCAAAAACCTGACTGATGAAGTCGAGCGACTTGAGGAACTAAAATCAGGAGCGATCGCGAAGGCACAGCAGACCGCTGCTGAACTGCAAGGTCAAGGACTCGCCCAGGAAGAAATTAAGGTGCACGCTGAATATACGCGATGTGTCACCGCTTATCAAGATTTCAATTCCAATTTGCAGGAGAAAACCGGTCGCATTACGGAACTGGAAGGTGAGATTGAAGGTGCCCAAGCGGATATTGAATCTCATAAACTTCAGATTACGAATCTACATCGCGATTTGGATAAGATCAAGTCCGAACAATCTGAAGCGGTTGCGGATCTGATTACCGCACGAGAACAGGAAGAAATCGCTGATATGCTCTCTGGTATCAGCATGGACGGCACCTCTGCCGAGTTGACGCGGATGCGAGAAATCCGGGAGAAAGCGAAAGGGCGTTCAAAAGTTGCACAGGAATTGGCGGGTACGGATTCAAAAAACGAAGAACAGGAATTCCTTGCTGCAGCGCGATCATCTTCAACCTCCGACGAATTTGATGCGTTGATCTTCGGCGCACAGCAGACTGACACCAAAACGGAAACAGAGACGAAAAAGGAAACAACAGATTCCGATTCTGAATTGCCAGTATAACGTACTACAAAAGACGCAGCACCTCATCCGAAGGTTACCATCTCAAACAGAAGGGGGCGAGAACTCATAGCCGTTAAAAGCCCAGACTACACATTTCCGAAAGAAGCCGGAATGCTCATTAATTCGGGAACGTCCCGTAGCCTCGTCCTGTCTGGAAATATCCACGATCTCTTTTTTATGCGCGATGGAGATAACACGGACTATATTCCACTCATCCCCTTTTTGACGTGCAGCTGGGACATTCCAGGGTTCATTCTGATAGTTTATGAGCTCAATGGACCTATCCGGTTTGCCCAAGAAGCTGAACGTGAAAAAGTTAAGCGTGCTTTCGAGCTATGGCGAGGCACAACCGATGCAAACCTCAACATAGACGCAAGTCACGGACGGGGTCCGTTACAAGGCATACTCGATGCCGCTCCCCCTCCTGATGCCTCCTTTGAGCAGTACATGAACGATGCAATCGGCAGTCCGACCTTGGCACTTGAACTCCTAAGGCAGTTCTGCCTGTTGTCCCGATCCACAAATGCGCAAGGTGAAAAGTTTCTATCCGAAAAATTGATAATCCTGATTGAAGCAACAGACATGTTGCTTCCAGAAGGTGAAATTCGGAGTTTGTCCCTTCCAGACAGACATCGGGTCAGTATCGTTCAAGATTGGATATCCGACTCCAGTTTCATGAACGGCAACGATACCGTCATTTTCATCACGGAATCGGCAAGCCTTGTGAGTTCTCGGATTATCAGACTGCCACAGGTCATCACCGTCGAAATCCCATCGCCGGGGATGGGAGAGCGTCAACATTTCATCTCATGGTTTAATAACACACCACAACTCGTAGAGAAGCCACTAAA
This genomic interval from Candidatus Poribacteria bacterium contains the following:
- a CDS encoding WD40 repeat domain-containing protein, with translation MENQHSQTTIQSTQTNSDVTTWELPDGAIARLGQGLIFDMAFSPDNASLAVGTRVGVWMYELDTMQPVTLFETERGMISNIVFSPDGQWVATSNADGIINVREIETQQRVAKIQGWHDGTSRLAFSPDSQYIAASGYGHGDVYVWCAKTGQHFVSFEVRVTLKEGERPPTYFPLCFSPDGELLAYRSGGTNINVQNLKTKERFAYLKSEGELRESGDMYDLAFSPCGQFLAASLQDRTTRENIEVQVWNIDKEILETTYTDYGGTRAILAYSPDGALRVADVYEDKVVMWNASRGEKLDTIEYQGKGRTEQCISTDGQQFAILTDCDIRVWRAGSPTIVAPLTVPHHVPDSLFFYQSGKMLVCKYWNEGVVFWNVVQKQVIPPPIPPECGGKRCALSPCEELLALIGEDGQTLEVWNITSGTRIAELTEHQSLITTVVFSPSGEHLISGDIDGKLVVWRVQHWEKQYAFIGHTDPLRAAAFHPNGKQFATTDGRSIFLWDVTSGEQLGSPSVDSTFVALYKGDMRQIQRQTQSRNKPSKNLHSIAFSPCGTLLAGGLFGGIHLWDAATLEPRMGMILPASCSWVVGVVVFSPCGRYLASGSWWNKTDKVSVRLWEVATGENIHTFWGHTSDVQNLAFSKDGELLASSSYDGTVLLWDMKPFINS
- a CDS encoding WD40 repeat domain-containing protein, with amino-acid sequence MENRKPLIPALRPLDDTDVTTWELPEEAIGRLGRGIIADLAFSPDGESLAVATTIGIWLYELATMKPIALWETERGLVSTVSFSPNGQWIAASNWDGIIKVWETETQRCTAKIQGWHERISQLTFSPDSQYLAASGRAYGDVYVWNTKTGMHVASFTVAGTPKKGERLPASFPVCFSPDGQYLAYVSGRISLAVRHIETKEHIALLKHFPRKHIQGLAFSSCGRFPAVGSQNTSTNRQNTELRVWDIDKESLEMNDSNYGGDKLIPAYLPDGTLRVADIYKGKVVLWDASRKEKLDNFEYQGSTSKAFRFSSDGQQFAIATACEVRVWHADAPLTVASHLMHTRIVRTLFFMQDGKTLVSGHDGKSGIVFWDIAQKRAQQTFSTSYGKCALSPCEEMLATTVGENGETIEVLNVASGTPVTTLTKHKQIVTALAFSQTGEHLVSGDTEGNLSVWTVESWRESRELIGHTNGITAVAFHPNGSQVVTASRDHTANVWDFERGERLASLPLAEESDVSLYRGDQRQIRRILNRLSQGYSHKSTLHSITFSPSGDLITGGLHREIRLWDATTYETRMAIIPPDTCQRPNVVIFSPCGRYLVSGSWWQEGQEKVSIRLWDVSTGENIATFWSHPTDIQDLAFSPDGSLLASGSFDGTVLLWDMKPFIGS